DNA from Agarilytica rhodophyticola:
TGTTGGAATTAAACCAGTCAATAGTTATTGGTAGGCCGTCTTTTATTTCCGTATGAGCTTTCCAATAATCTTGGTTATATAGCTTGACAAGACTCGGATTAAAATTTCCTGATAAGAATCCTACTATTCTCTTTGATAAGAAAGGCGGTTTTTTTATTCTTAATATTCTGTAAATTAGCTCAGTCAAAACAGCCAGTGGAAAAAGCAGCACTTTTGGCAGTTTTAGTGTCGGACTTGGGTAATTTAGCTCTTTTGCGATACTCTTTATGAATGTATGTATCCCTACCTCTTGTGGGCCAACAGCGATAAGTGACCGGGAAATAGTATTATCGTCATTAATAAGTTTTATAAATAAACCACATAGGTCATCGATGTAGATTAAAGGGGCATTACTTTCCCCTCCACTAATGAGGAAGGCTCTTTTAGAGCCTAGATATTGCAAAACCTGTGGAAGAAGGTTGTTATCTTGTGGGCCGTAAATTAAGCCTGGATAGACAATGGTAGCATTTAAATTCTGATGCTTGATAAGATTTTCAACAATTTTATCACCACGAAACTTACTGTTAGCATAATCACTGTTAAGAAATGGAACCCATTGGTTTCTATTTAATACAGTGATACTAGAGCAGTGAATATACTTACAGTTTGCTTGTACTTTTAGTATCGTGTTACAGATATTTTGAGTGCCGATAACATTAGTTTGGTGGTAATCATTTATAGTTCCATATCCTACTTGTGAAGCTAGATGAATGCATACATCTAAACCATGCACAAAAGTATCGATAGCTTTCTTATCGTTCAGAGAACCTTTAATAATTGTTATTTTTCCTTTATAGCATTCAAGCTTAGAGGGAGTTCGAGCTAAGCATCTGATTGTTGTTTTATTTTTCTTTACGGCACTGGACTCAAGTAATGTAAAAAGTAGACGCTGGCCTAGGGAGCCAGTACATCCGGTTATACCGATCGTCAAACACGGATTCAATTTAGACTTCGATTGCGCTTTTTTATTATAGGTCATCAATCTATTTGTTTTAGCGGAATGGTTTTATCACTAGCGTATTCATCTCTAAGCAAACCCATTTCTTTTGCTTCCAGGTAAGCACTAGATTTTAAAACGCAATATCTCAGTTTGAAGAAAAAGAATAAAGAGCTCATCTTAATTTTTTTAACTATATAAGATCGTTTGATAAGCTCCAAAAGCCCTAAAAATATGCCTCCTTGAATATATTTCATAATTGCTCCCTCTGCATTGTTCGGTATCGGTGATCGAACCACTAGAACGCGTT
Protein-coding regions in this window:
- a CDS encoding NAD-dependent epimerase/dehydratase family protein produces the protein MTYNKKAQSKSKLNPCLTIGITGCTGSLGQRLLFTLLESSAVKKNKTTIRCLARTPSKLECYKGKITIIKGSLNDKKAIDTFVHGLDVCIHLASQVGYGTINDYHQTNVIGTQNICNTILKVQANCKYIHCSSITVLNRNQWVPFLNSDYANSKFRGDKIVENLIKHQNLNATIVYPGLIYGPQDNNLLPQVLQYLGSKRAFLISGGESNAPLIYIDDLCGLFIKLINDDNTISRSLIAVGPQEVGIHTFIKSIAKELNYPSPTLKLPKVLLFPLAVLTELIYRILRIKKPPFLSKRIVGFLSGNFNPSLVKLYNQDYWKAHTEIKDGLPITIDWFNSNKKS